AGATGCTGTTCctacagattgatttgattcaaGGCAGGcgtacaaaaagaaaacaaaagtggTCCCAGAATGAAACCCTGAGGAACACCAACAGTCCCAAATGTTCCTGATTTGTCTTCCTTTAGTGACTTTTACTGGTTTAGTTGTACCCACATGCTTCGATGAGGTCCATAAGAGTCCAGCATGAGCGTGCTAGACTCCTCAAGGTTCCCGTCACAGCGCTGAAGGAGCTCCTCACACTCGGCTCTGGAGCGCAGGCCCAGACGAAACAACTGCTCCACCTGAGATACAGATAGAgattgcatgtttttattgtcctctgcatgtttttcactgtttataCTTCATGTCaagatgcattttaaaaaccttCTCAATGACAACAGATCAAATTTAAAGCCTTGCTGTCGTTTCAGTAACAAATGCCTGTTTCAAATCATGAGCCTGCAAAACCTGCAAAATCTTTAGCACCAGCAGATTAAGTTTTAGGGAAGTTTTCTTGAAtctcttgttaaaaaaaactgcattttgtggtgtgtgtgtatctgaatAATGAAAATGACACTGAGCCACTCCAAACATTCATCTAAAGAGTGTTTGACtttaacaaaaaacagaacagttcaACACTGCAGGAGAACTTGGGCTTGATTTGTAACAAACTTTATGTGGCGCTCTTGTTTTACAGTACCTGGTGAAACATCCACTCAGGGACACAACAGATTGGGTCGAGCTCTCAAGGCTCACAAAGTCATATTAAAATGAAACAGTGTGAAGATAAACAGGTCAGAGTACCTTCAAATGATTGACGGCCTGAGGGACACTCCAGTTGTGACTCTGCAGAGCTGTCTGACACTCCTCCAGCGTGACACCGTGTACTGCCCCTTGGACCTGTCAATCATAccatgaactgactgtccaATGACAAACATAAAACCCTGGAGGCTAATTCCTGCTGTAATTGAAGATCTGAGATGTTTAAAGAGCTCTCGTGGCTTCCGTCTGGCCGCAGATACAGTACATCCTACCAGAGAGTAATTTtatgtcctgtgtgtttgttttaatactCCGCTCTTTTCATTTCCGTTGTTCTATTGTTTGTAAGATGGTTTTGTGGTACTGCTTGTATAGTATAATCAATCGCCCCTGGGAGGTTACCAGACATCCTCCATCCTGTGATTTTCTTGGAAAGAAAGGGTCTTGGACAAAAGCAGTTTGTGCCATGAGTCTAATCAAACACGGCAGTAGAGAAAGACATCTGAGCGCAGGCTACTGCAAACAAGATAAGCAGCCAGCAGGTGAGTTTGACGGAACACTGTCATCCTCTTGTTCACATTTACCCACAGAGGCTTTTAATCCCCATGTGTGTGAACTGACTTCCTGCAGCACCTGCTGCTGTTGATATTGTATTAAGCACAACTGTGAGCTCAATCCTGGAGCCAAACTGTGCCAAGATACACATGAGTTTTCGACTTTGTGGATATATCATATCAGACTTTTGTAAGAAGTGCTGTGCTCGTTTGTTCTGTACATCCCCCAAGAGTTCATCTTTCTATGgcgttttgtgtttttcatccaCTTTATGTTTGCCAATTAAATAACTGGCATTTCAGTCAGGAACACTCTCGTCGTAGATTTAACCATTTATTGCCAAATGGTAATAATGTTACGCTTGGAGCTATAGGCTCTGTTTCAGCACTCCTCGGGTTAATCAAGCAGCCTGCTTCCATGGAGTGCATTGTAAAATCCCCCACAAGGGTAAAACAGACATTTGGACTAAACAGGAGGATGCAAAGtttaacaaacagcagcagagtgtgggCAGCAAAGGTGTTGCAGGGGTTAGTGAGAGGGAAGAAGTGGTTAAATCACAGACCGTATAaacaatggacgtagtatccgtgacgtcaccatctgtttctgaagcgctgtttttaagccaatcaacggcgggaGCAATATTgaatatgctgaactcaacctaacatctgttgagtgagtgtgacgtaaagagacaggctttgagcctcctagtcaacagctacagtgttcccgcctgtcaatcaagtcagctgtgcctctcataatggaaaacttgtaatcttaatatttttgaAACTGCCGCGTTATGGAAAAtttaccccccgtacagtgtgtgctgatcgagaaatgagctatccagactacactcattttttgtaccaggctgtaaacatgtttatttctgctgtaaagatagccttttttgaatgggtgtgtatgtggtgtgtatgtgtgttttaacagTTTAATGCCTCACTCACTGGGAGATTAGCTATCTCTGCAGCATTCTGTAACTCACTGAAGGTGCCTGACATCGACCCTGCAGCTAAGGATTctgcaaaaaaacaatcaatcctCTTGGTGATGGCTTAgtttgcttttgcagctcaTACAGTGGCGTCAATATTTAATTAAGTCTGCTTCATAACTGGACAAAAATTAAAAGAGATAGATTTTGAAGCAGTCAAGAGTCAGACCCCCTAAAGGGTGCTAATGATTGGATAGATTTGATTATGGTTTCACAGGAGACCACCGACAGGAGGCGTGGGCAAAGGAGCATTACAATCCAGAATCTGACAGCCAGATAtgcccatttctacacactctACCTAACTGAAGAGGCCAATCGGAGAGTTTTCACTTAGTGTTTGGATCCTCTAAAATATTTCATTgttgaaaaaacaacagaaatgggttAGTTTGATTTAGGGCATTTTGATTTATTCCTCTtacctgtgtgatgctctgCTCCTTGTGCATGATGGGAGCTGGAGTGCGCCCATTGTTATTGTTGTAGGAGGAGTTTGGTTTGGCTCCTCCTGGCTGTTGTATCATGGGTTTGACTGCTGCCATGTTGGCTGATCCATAtctgataaaaacaggaaatgaaaaaataaagtcagTAAGAGGAGTGTTCTGAAAAgatgattaaaaacaacactcTCATTTACGTATACACTGAATCAAAGCTTTTATATGATATGATCCACACCTTTACTACCTTTActtggctctgccttccctgtcttcGAATATCTAGCTACAGACTCtttttgctgtgtgtttgggggggtggggtttCTAGAGGCCAGGTGGTAGAGAAGgtagtatcagtgttgtcactacctggagaTTGCATGTACAGAGCCTGTGTCTGTTGAACGTGGAAAGACTGTATAAGTTGGGTTATTAAATCGGGGTGTTCTGctggtggatatgatggactgtgggagctggcatggagggggaGTGCTCTGGGATGCCAGAGTTGACTGTTtagcctctctgaggtgttgtGGGCCGAACTAAAGGAAaaatcagtgaagggaggagcccacttgataaccccagtgaagTGCTGGCTCTCActccccatctgtcctttctatctcaggctttgggggacatcaggagtCATGGGGTAGCCTACTAAATGTATCAATAAAGGCATAGTGAGGTGGGTTCCTTCACTGAgcactcatcctttctttccacACAAGTATGTTGTATTTATCTCAAATATAGCCTTTAGTGAGGGGAAAGGAAAGTGGGTAAGCTGGGGAAAGGGAgcggggaatgacatgcaggaagagGCTGCATGTTGGAGTCTCAGGCCTCCTGCTTCAAAGCCTATGTACATGGGTGTGTGATTTAACCCGTAGTCCAAACCAGAACCCAAGAGCTTGAAGTGTCAAACTCGAAATGTGGTGAAAATGATACTTTAGATCAGTTTATGCTTCTGAATTTCTCCCAGTTACTCTGAAGTTTTGATTCTGCTTCCATTTGCTTTAAAAGTCTCTTATTAGTGTGTAAAAAGCTGATGTAAACATACTTTAGGAACTACAGTAATCCAAATAAACATGATAAGGTGTTCTTTGTCTGCTCTATAACCACAGGAGAGACGAAATAATGTACaatatgatataaaaatataacactGATCATACATATCTTGCAGATTgtacagaacaaaaacagagtaGAGACAAAGTTAAACCTGTGGAAAGAGAAAAGCTTTTCTGCCTCAGTGAACAACGCTCCTACAGGAGACAGATCCAGGTCAGTCAGAGAGAGCTCTCTCACTTTGTATCCAGTCATGCTGCTTTGTTAGTGTTCTGTGAGCTTATGTATCTGCTAAAACATCAAGACACACAGATGTTCCCTGTACTTTACAATCAGAATGAACTGGGAGGacatggctgttttcaaaaccgcctactatactagcagtatgtattgatttggccaaaattcagtatgtagtatgagaacaagtgcaaaatctgcagtatgctaaaactactcccttgcgtactgtttcccacaatgcacagctctaatgttctccttcttcttttttctgtatctGACATGgtgcactcagtttttaggtgcagtGAAAATCATTAAATGCCATAGAAAtcacaagtgatgctaaagaagcagtttccctatcagcttggccgttgtttacttctgctttccgaaactgaaaatccagagaTGCCTGaaacagcatcctgcagaccagatccaacagaacagtcatactgcaGACTATCTTCAAATCCAGTGTGCCGTGTACTACATTTGTAGGTTTCAAAAAAATCCTATGTTTAGTGCGATTTTGGAAACTGATGTAACCACAAAATACACATCACATCTTGAACTGAACTGAGTGACTGTCATGggatttttaaatgttgcttttctGTTAAATTGCCTTCTTAGATAAAAGTACTGCAAATATGAAGCTTCAACTTAACTCtgcaaagagacagaaaatgatgAGACATACAAGCTACAAAAAAGATCTGCCTCTGTGCATTTGTAAAGGTAAGACATTAACCCAGGTAGGGATGTTATGACCAGAATTCCTTATAGTCCTCTTGCAGCACTTGTGACTTTGTGCATGCAGAGCGCTCTCTGATATCATTGGTCAACATCAGTGGCATGATGGAACACAATGTAGGAGGTAGACAGAAAATTAAACCTACTAGGCTTTCTGTTTGGAGGTCAAGAGGCCCTCTCCATGTGGCCTTGATTGTGGTTCCCTATGACACCCTAAAACAATCAACTGTGAGTGCTGACAGGATCTTGAAACCCACTTCTGGGCTGTAATAATGCAAATCAGACTTCAGGATAAATCTTAAGACCATGTAGAAAGGTAGAGAGTGAATCAGTGTATCAGTGACGTACTTTTCCATATAAGCGGGTCGATCAGGCAAGGGGGCGGGAACAGAACTCTGTGAGCTTTCTATCAGAGAGGATAGGCCCCGTGCCTCACGGTAGGGGAGGGGATCCAGGAAGGAGCTGGACGAGTAGTTGGAGCCACGAATTGTGAGCCGTGAGGACTGCGATGTCACTGGAGGCAGGGACGAGGTGGACGAGAGGAGGGGACCCAGGAGTCCGGATGCCCGGcgaggggagacagagaggggaggaggagggaggatcaCGGGGGAGGAGGACAGTGGTGGGATGagtgggaggggagaggaggagcgTGAGCCTGGCTGAGAAAAGGCATGGTCTCGGGGTGGGATCTGGGGGGGCGTGTCGTCGGGCTCGCCCAGGGAGATGGAGCTGGAGCGGGACTGTGGGTTAGCGGAGCGGGCGGGGAGGTTGTGTTTGGAAGGGCGCATCGGGGGGACGGGGCTGCGAGGGGGGAGCACAGGCCGGTCCTCAAAGCAGGAAGcgaaggaggaggtggagttggaggaaggggaggaaggAGGCAAGTGGATCTGTCGATAGGGGCCTAAAGGTGctagaggcagaggaagaggggaggaggggagagaacGGCCTGTTGACATTGGAACCTGCAGCTTCACCATCAcctacaaacaaaaaagaaatattaGCATCATGTCTGCTTCTTAAAGACGTGAACTTTATAAACCAGCTGTTACAAACTCTGCACCTCTCTCTGAAGCTCCTGGAAGAGATCAGCTGACTGAGACTCGCTCCTGCCTGACATACCGCCGCTGCTGCCCCCTGAGGCGGACGTCTCTTCAGTTAGGCCTATGTTGATGGACCTcacttcctggtcctctgattGGTCTTCGAGGTCTGCGGTGACCTCGTCGTAAGCTGGCTGAGGGAGAGGCCAGTCTAGGATGGATGGAGTGTCCTGAGGGAGAGAGTTACACATTTTAGAGCTCTTAATCCGATGTATAGAGGGTGTCCAATGATGCAACTTTCTCATCAGGTCACACCATACTGGGAGGCTACATACATACAAGTGATAGGGACGTTACCTTTAGTGTGTCCTCGTCCGGCTGCCGGGACTCAGTGAGCGGCGAAGGCGTGGTCGAGCTGAAGCTGTCGTCAGTAAAGTCGATGAGCGACACCTCGCTTTTGGCCGAGCGCACGCCGCCCCCCTCCCACGGCCGGAGCTTCAGACCCAGAGACACTCCCAGCCTCTTCAGCCCTGATGAAGTGCTGGGGTCGTCATCGTCGTCGTAGTCGTCCATCACAGAGTCGTAGAACGGCTCTGGACACACGTGGAAACATCGAttagagaaaaacaacagcagagtgtgtgtaaaggtgtaaacatgtaaacagcacagagagaaaaaggggaGAGCTTACTCTTCAGCAGGACAGCAGGTTGGGGTGGACGAGGAGGAGGTTGCTCTGATGAGGAGAGAGGCAGAATACCTTTTAAATTCACTCAGTGACTTTAAATGACATTAATGAGTTCAGTTATTCACATTACTGTGAGAACAACAACACACTGATGCCTTTACTGTTTCAAAACACTTCTAATATGTGTTTAACTTTGTGATATACTTACTCTTGGCACGATTTGGGAGTTTTGTTGGCCTTGCAATACCTGGATCCATTCCTAGGACATCAGGAGGGTCCATAGGGTTCCCCAAATACAGACTACAAGACAGAAGACATGATGTGAATAACATTTAATGGCAATAAGTTGAAGCTTAACAGCataaatgttagaaaaaaaccTCTAGTCCAAATAATGAACCAGGTATCATCTGAGTCTGTGATTCCTGATCACATCTTCTTCACAAAAAGCTGCAGACAAACAATTAAATTTTCCTTAACATGGTCTGCTGCTACAATAACTGTCCCTGACATTGTTCACTAAGATCTCAAggcttgatgatga
This is a stretch of genomic DNA from Notolabrus celidotus isolate fNotCel1 chromosome 17, fNotCel1.pri, whole genome shotgun sequence. It encodes these proteins:
- the tnk2a gene encoding activated CDC42 kinase 1 isoform X1, encoding MGESYVYQRLPYARGEEEGEEDEEEERDRGIQERVGGQMMQGEEGTEWLLELLTDVQLQQYFLRIRDELNVTRLSHFDYVKNEDLEKIGMGRPGQRRLWEAVKRRRALYKRKSWMSKVFPVKRPDADPQLPLPGGASSSPAPGNSDSAASLTCLIRETELQLLERLGDGTFGVVRRGEWTGPNGRMLTVAVKCLKAGVLDSDGLDDFIREVNAMHSLSHQNLIRLHGIVLTQPMKMVTELAPLGSLLDRLRKRQGHILILSLCNYAVQVACGMAYLEQRRFLHRDLAARNVLLSTNETVKIGDFGLMRALPTHTDQYIMEEGHKIPFPWCAPESLKSRSFSHASDTWMFGVTLWEMFTHGQEPWMGLNGSQILHKVDVEAERLSKPEDCPQDIYNVMLQCWSPKPEDRPTFIALRDFLLETMPTDMRALQDFEEEDKLQIKMNDVITIIEGRAEHYWWRGQNRRTLRIGQFPRHVVTSVAGLSAQDISRPLKHSFIHTGHGDTDPHRSWGHADRIDSLYLGNPMDPPDVLGMDPGIARPTKLPNRAKKQPPPRPPQPAVLLKKPFYDSVMDDYDDDDDPSTSSGLKRLGVSLGLKLRPWEGGGVRSAKSEVSLIDFTDDSFSSTTPSPLTESRQPDEDTLKDTPSILDWPLPQPAYDEVTADLEDQSEDQEVRSINIGLTEETSASGGSSGGMSGRSESQSADLFQELQREVMVKLQVPMSTGRSLPSSPLPLPLAPLGPYRQIHLPPSSPSSNSTSSFASCFEDRPVLPPRSPVPPMRPSKHNLPARSANPQSRSSSISLGEPDDTPPQIPPRDHAFSQPGSRSSSPLPLIPPLSSSPVILPPPPLSVSPRRASGLLGPLLSSTSSLPPVTSQSSRLTIRGSNYSSSSFLDPLPYREARGLSSLIESSQSSVPAPLPDRPAYMEKYGSANMAAVKPMIQQPGGAKPNSSYNNNNGRTPAPIMHKEQSITQVQGAVHGVTLEECQTALQSHNWSVPQAVNHLKVEQLFRLGLRSRAECEELLQRCDGNLEESSTLMLDSYGPHRSMK
- the tnk2a gene encoding activated CDC42 kinase 1 isoform X3, which encodes MQGEEGTEWLLELLTDVQLQQYFLRIRDELNVTRLSHFDYVKNEDLEKIGMGRPGQRRLWEAVKRRRALYKRKSWMSKVFPVKRPDADPQLPLPGGASSSPAPGNSDSAASLTCLIRETELQLLERLGDGTFGVVRRGEWTGPNGRMLTVAVKCLKAGVLDSDGLDDFIREVNAMHSLSHQNLIRLHGIVLTQPMKMVTELAPLGSLLDRLRKRQGHILILSLCNYAVQVACGMAYLEQRRFLHRDLAARNVLLSTNETVKIGDFGLMRALPTHTDQYIMEEGHKIPFPWCAPESLKSRSFSHASDTWMFGVTLWEMFTHGQEPWMGLNGSQILHKVDVEAERLSKPEDCPQDIYNVMLQCWSPKPEDRPTFIALRDFLLETMPTDMRALQDFEEEDKLQIKMNDVITIIEGRAEHYWWRGQNRRTLRIGQFPRHVVTSVAGLSAQDISRPLKHSFIHTGHGDTDPHRSWGHADRIDSLYLGNPMDPPDVLGMDPGIARPTKLPNRAKKQPPPRPPQPAVLLKKPFYDSVMDDYDDDDDPSTSSGLKRLGVSLGLKLRPWEGGGVRSAKSEVSLIDFTDDSFSSTTPSPLTESRQPDEDTLKDTPSILDWPLPQPAYDEVTADLEDQSEDQEVRSINIGLTEETSASGGSSGGMSGRSESQSADLFQELQREVMVKLQVPMSTGRSLPSSPLPLPLAPLGPYRQIHLPPSSPSSNSTSSFASCFEDRPVLPPRSPVPPMRPSKHNLPARSANPQSRSSSISLGEPDDTPPQIPPRDHAFSQPGSRSSSPLPLIPPLSSSPVILPPPPLSVSPRRASGLLGPLLSSTSSLPPVTSQSSRLTIRGSNYSSSSFLDPLPYREARGLSSLIESSQSSVPAPLPDRPAYMEKYGSANMAAVKPMIQQPGGAKPNSSYNNNNGRTPAPIMHKEQSITQVQGAVHGVTLEECQTALQSHNWSVPQAVNHLKVEQLFRLGLRSRAECEELLQRCDGNLEESSTLMLDSYGPHRSMK
- the tnk2a gene encoding activated CDC42 kinase 1 isoform X4; the encoded protein is MQGEEGTEWLLELLTDVQLQQYFLRIRDELNVTRLSHFDYVKNEDLEKIGMGRPGQRRLWEAVKRRRALYKRKSWMSKVFPVKRPDADPQLPLPGGASSSPAPGNSDSAASLTCLIRETELQLLERLGDGTFGVVRRGEWTGPNGRMLTVAVKCLKAGVLDSDGLDDFIREVNAMHSLSHQNLIRLHGIVLTQPMKMVTELAPLGSLLDRLRKRQGHILILSLCNYAVQVACGMAYLEQRRFLHRDLAARNVLLSTNETVKIGDFGLMRALPTHTDQYIMEEGHKIPFPWCAPESLKSRSFSHASDTWMFGVTLWEMFTHGQEPWMGLNGSQILHKVDVEAERLSKPEDCPQDIYNVMLQCWSPKPEDRPTFIALRDFLLETMPTDMRALQDFEEEDKLQIKMNDVITIIEGRAEHYWWRGQNRRTLRIGQFPRHVVTSVAGLSAQDISRPLKHSFIHTGHGDTDPHRSWGHADRIDSLYLGNPMDPPDVLGMDPGIARPTKLPNRAKKQPPPRPPQPAVLLKKPFYDSVMDDYDDDDDPSTSSGLKRLGVSLGLKLRPWEGGGVRSAKSEVSLIDFTDDSFSSTTPSPLTESRQPDEDTLKDTPSILDWPLPQPAYDEVTADLEDQSEDQEVRSINIGLTEETSASGGSSGGMSGRSESQSADLFQELQREVMVKLQVPMSTGRSLPSSPLPLPLAPLGPYRQIHLPPSSPSSNSTSSFASCFEDRPVLPPRSPVPPMRPSKHNLPARSANPQSRSSSISLGEPDDTPPQIPPRDHAFSQPGSRSSSPLPLIPPLSSSPVILPPPPLSVSPRRASGLLGPLLSSTSSLPPVTSQSSRLTIRGSNYSSSSFLDPLPYREARGLSSLIESSQSSVPAPLPDRPAYMEKYGSANMAAVKPMIQQPGGAKPNSSYNNNNGRTPAPIMHKEQSITQVEQLFRLGLRSRAECEELLQRCDGNLEESSTLMLDSYGPHRSMK